A single genomic interval of Musa acuminata AAA Group cultivar baxijiao chromosome BXJ3-4, Cavendish_Baxijiao_AAA, whole genome shotgun sequence harbors:
- the LOC103981893 gene encoding uncharacterized protein LOC103981893, translating into MDQQQQQQIAAILGAAESGPFESLIGQLMSASNEQRAQAESLFNLCRDLHPDALVLKLASVLHSSPSPDLRAMSAVLLRKLLTHRGGGDSDAPLWPRLSPSSQSSLKSLLLSVLHREPDRSIAKKVADTVSALAVSLLPDAAWPDLLPFLFHAVSAPDTTPRLQESALLVFAQIAYVLADDASFVGPHLPTLHSLLLSALSHPSSPDVRVAALSAAVNLVTSLESAADRNRLADLLPAMMRTLTESLNSGQEAAAQEALELLVELAGAEPRFLRRQLADVVGAMLQIAEADGLEEGTRHLAIEFVITLAEARERAPGMMRKLPQFVSRLFAVLMKMLLDIEDDPAWHSAEVQDEDAGETSNYGVAQECLDRLAIAVGGNTIVPVASELLPAYLAAPEWQKHHAALITLAQIAEGCSKVMLKNLEQVITMVLSSFQDPHPRVRWAAINAIGQLSTDLGPDLQVQYHQRVLPALATAMDDFQNPRVQAHASSAVLNFCENCTPDILTPYLDGIVGKLLVLLQNGKQMVQEGALTALASVADSSQEHFQKYYDAVMPYLKVILMNATNKSNRMLRAKSMECISLVGMAVGKEKFRDDAKQVMEVLMALQGSQMETDDPTTSYMLQAWARLCKCLGQDFLPYMSVVMPPLLQSAQLKPDVTITSADSDDDIEDSDDESVETITLGDKRIGIRTSVLEEKATACNMLCCYADELKEGFYPWIDQVAPTLVPLLKFYFHEEVRKAAVAAMPELLRSAKLAIEKGQAQGRDETYVKQLADYIIPALVEALQKEPETEICASMLDSLNECMQLAGLLLSENQVRSIVDQIKHVITASAARKKERAERTKAEDFDAEEEEVLKEENEQEEEVFDQVGDCLATLIKTFKASFLPFFDELSLYITPMLGKDKTAEERRIAICIFDDVAEQCQEAALKYYDTYLPFLLEACNDENADVRQAAVYGVGVCAEFGGSVFRPLVGEALSRLNNVIRHPDAMHSDNVMAYDNAVSALGKICQFHRDGIDATKVFPAWLGCLPIKNDLIEAKIVHEQLCSMIERSDRELLGPNNQHIPKIVSVFAEVLCAGKDLATEQTISRMINLLKQIQQTLPPAVLASTWSTLQPQQQLALQSILSS; encoded by the exons ATGgatcaacagcagcagcagcagatcgcGGCAATTCTTGGGGCGGCGGAATCGGGGCCCTTCGAGTCGCTGATTGGCCAGCTGATGTCGGCCTCCAACGAGCAGCGCGCCCAGGCGGAGTCCCTCTTCAACCTCTGCCGTGACCTCCACCCGGACGCCCTCGTCCTCAAGCTCGCCTCCGTATTGCACTCCTCTCCCTCCCCCGACCTCCGAGCTATGTCCGCCGTCCTCCTCCGCAAGCTCCTCACCCACCGCGGCGGCGGCGATTCCGATGCCCCCCTCTGGCCCCGCCTTTCCCCTTCCTCCCAATCTTCCCTCAAGTCTCTCCTCCTATCGGTTCTCCATCGCGAACCCGACCGCTCCATCGCCAAGAAGGTCGCCGACACCGTCTCCGCCCTCGCCGTCTCCCTTCTCCCCGATGCCGCCTGGCCCGACCTGCTTCCCTTCCTCTTCCACGCGGTCTCCGCACCCGATACCACCCCCCGCCTCCAGGAGTCCGCCCTCCTCGTCTTCGCCCAGATCGCCTACGTCCTAGCCGATGATGCCTCCTTCGTCGGGCCCCACCTTCCGACCCTCCACTCCCTTCTCCTTTCCGCCCTCTCCCACCCTTCTTCTCCCGACGTCCGTGTTGCTGCACTCTCTGCGGCTGTCAACCTCGTCACCTCTCTCGAGTCTGCTGCCGACCGCAACCGCCTCGCCGATCTCCTTCCCGCCATGATGCGCACCCTCACCGAGTCGCTCAACTCTGGGCAGGAGGCCGCCGCTCAGGAGGCCCTTGAGCTCCTCGTTGAGCTGGCTGGAGCAGAGCCACGGTTTCTTCGCCGACAGTTGGCTGATGTGGTCGGTGCCATGCTGCAGATTGCGGAGGCTGATGGACTCGAGGAGGGCACACGCCACCTGGCGATCGAGTTCGTCATCACCCTTGCGGAGGCGAGGGAGCGTGCCCCTGGGATGATGCGGAAGCTACCCCAGTTTGTTAGCCGGCTCTTTGCTGTGCTCATGAAGATGTTGCTGGATATAGAGGATGATCCTGCCTGGCACAGCGCAGAGGTTCAGGATGAGGATGCTGGGGAAACTAGTAATTATGGGGTGGCCCAGGAGTGCCTCGATCGTCTTGCCATCGCAGTTGGTGGAAACACAATCGTGCCAGTTGCCTCAGAACTACTGCCAGCCTACCTTGCCGCACCTGAGTGGCAGAAACACCATGCAGCCCTAATCACTCTTGCTCAGATCGCCGAAGGTTGCTCAAAG GTGATGTTAAAAAACCTGGAGCAGGTGATAACCATGGTCCTAAGCTCATTCCAGGATCCCCATCCTCGAGTTCGTTGGGCAGCAATTAATGCTATTGGACAGTTGTCGACGGATCTGGGACCGGATTTGCAAGTCCAATATCACCAGAGAGTGCTCCCAGCATTGGCAACAGCGATGGATGATTTCCAGAATCCCCGTGTGCAG GCGCACGCATCTTCGGCAGTTCTGAATTTCTGTGAGAACTGCACTCCTGATATTTTGACACCTTACCTAGATGGGATTGTCGGCAAATTACTTGTGCTTCTGCAG AATGGGAAGCAGATGGTGCAAGAAGGAGCTTTAACAGCCTTGGCCTCAGTGGCAGATTCATCACAA GAACATTTCCAGAAGTACTATGATGCTGTTATGCCTTACCTCAAAGTTATATTAATGAATGCAACTAACAAGTCAAACAGGATGCTTCGTGCGAAATCGATGGAGTGCATAAGTTTGGTTGGAATGGCAGTGGGCAAGGAGAAGTTCAGGGATGATGCTAAACAg GTAATGGAAGTTCTGATGGCATTGCAAGGATCACAGATGGAGACAGACGACCCTACCACAAGCTACATGCTTCAG GCATGGGCCAGGTTGTGCAAATGCTTGGGACAGGATTTTCTACCTTACATGAGTGTTGTTATGCCCCCATTACTTCAATCTGCTCAGCTGAAACCAGATGTGACTATTACTTCAGCAGATTCAGACGATGATATCGAAGATTCAGATGATGAAAG TGTTGAAACAATCACTCTTGGAGATAAAAGGATAGGTATTAGGACTAGTGTCTTGGAGGAAAAAGCTACAGCCTGTAACATGCTCTGTTGCTATGCTGATGAGCTCAAGGAGGGCTTCTACCCATGGATTGATCAG GTTGCTCCTACATTGGTACCTCTTCTTAAATTTTATTTCCATGAAGAAGTGAGGAAGGCTGCTGTTGCAG CCATGCCGGAACTGCTACGATCAGCAAAACTAGCAATTGAAAAGGGGCAAGCTCAAGGTCGTGATGAAACATATGTTAAACAATTAGCAGACTATATCATTCCAGCTCTTGTTGAAGCATTGCAGAAG GAACCTGAAACAGAAATCTGCGCTAGCATGCTGGATTCACTAAATGAATGCATGCAG CTTGCTGGATTACTTCTTAGTGAAAACCAAGTCAGAAGCATAGTTGATCAAATAAAGCATGTCATAACAGCAAGTGCAGCTAGGAAAAAGGAAAGGGCAGAACGAACAAAGGCAGAAGACTTCgatgcagaggaagaagaggtgcTTAAAGAAGAAAATGAGCAAGAGGAAGAAGTGTTTGATCAG GTTGGGGATTGCCTGGCCACTTTGATCAAAACCTTTAAGGCTTCTTTCTTACCGTTCTTTGATGAGCTCTCTCTCTATATAACTCCAATGCTG GGCAAGGATAAAACAGCTGAGGAGAGAAGGATTGCCATTTGCATCTTTGATGATGTTGCAGAACAATGCCAGGAAGCAGCTCTGAA ATATTATGATACCTATCTTCCTTTCCTATTAGAAGCATGCAATGATGAGAATGCAGATGTTAGACAG GCTGCTGTTTATGGAGTTGGTGTTTGTGCTGAATTTGGTGGTTCTGTGTTTCGGCCTCTGGTTGGAG AGGCCCTGTCAAGGTTGAATAATGTTATTAGACATCCTGATGCAATGCACTCGGACAATGTAATGGCATATGACAATGCTGTTTCAGCTCTTGGAAAAATATGCCAGTTTCATCGTGATGGTATTGATGCAACTAAG